A stretch of Oculatellaceae cyanobacterium DNA encodes these proteins:
- the ureA gene encoding urease subunit gamma translates to MQLSPQEKDKLLIFTAALVAERRKDRGLKLNYPEAVAYITAAILEGARDGQTVAELMSYGTTLLTRDDVMEGIPEMVHDVQVEATFPDGTKLVTVHNPIQ, encoded by the coding sequence ATGCAGTTATCCCCACAAGAAAAAGATAAATTGTTAATTTTTACTGCTGCTTTAGTCGCAGAACGTCGTAAAGATAGAGGATTAAAGTTAAATTATCCAGAAGCCGTAGCATATATTACTGCTGCTATTTTAGAAGGTGCTAGGGATGGTCAAACTGTTGCAGAATTAATGAGTTATGGTACTACCTTGCTAACGCGAGATGATGTGATGGAAGGAATACCAGAAATGGTGCATGATGTGCAGGTAGAAGCGACTTTTCCTGATGGTACTAAATTAGTCACTGTGCATAATCCTATTCAATAG
- a CDS encoding TetR/AcrR family transcriptional regulator, whose protein sequence is MTKSSYSSSSLRRQPKQQRGKERVEKILDAAAAVFDEVGYEAATTHLIAAKAETAIGSLYQFFPDKAAIFNAMELRHIERVKVMWAKVNVKEIVQLPLRQMIHAITSSVAELFEQPVSRVVFVQFFVSRQIFQSIDDSMTQEAINFMRNILQQRNPALGEEQYTLLAEVCVHSSNAVMLAALRSIDWQHRQRLIQQIEDLLVSYLEPYVGDND, encoded by the coding sequence ATGACAAAAAGTTCGTATTCGTCAAGTAGTCTGCGCCGTCAACCCAAACAGCAACGAGGTAAAGAACGAGTAGAAAAAATTTTAGACGCAGCGGCGGCAGTGTTTGACGAGGTGGGCTATGAAGCGGCGACTACCCATTTAATTGCAGCCAAAGCGGAAACTGCGATTGGTTCTCTTTACCAGTTTTTTCCAGATAAAGCGGCTATTTTTAATGCGATGGAGTTACGCCATATCGAGCGTGTCAAAGTTATGTGGGCGAAGGTAAATGTGAAAGAAATTGTCCAACTGCCGCTCCGCCAAATGATTCACGCCATTACGAGTTCTGTCGCTGAACTATTTGAGCAGCCTGTGTCACGGGTGGTGTTTGTACAGTTTTTTGTATCGCGCCAGATTTTTCAGTCAATTGATGACAGCATGACCCAGGAAGCGATTAACTTTATGAGAAATATTTTGCAGCAGCGCAACCCAGCGTTGGGTGAGGAACAGTACACTCTGTTGGCAGAAGTGTGCGTTCATAGCAGCAATGCAGTCATGCTGGCGGCACTTCGCAGCATAGATTGGCAACACCGTCAACGGCTGATTCAACAAATTGAAGATTTGTTGGTGTCATATTTAGAGCCGTATGTGGGGGACAATGACTGA
- the ureC gene encoding urease subunit alpha, with translation MSYKMDRQAYAETYGATVGDRIRLADTELFIEVEQDFTTYGDEVKFGGGKVIRDGMGQSPISNADGAVDLVITNALILDWWGIVKADIGIKDGHIYKIGKAGNPYIQDNVDIIIGAGTEVVAGEGMILTAGGIDSHIHFICPQQIETAIASGITTMIGGGTGPATGTNATTCTPGAWNIYRMLQAADAFPVNLGFLGKGNSSKPEGLIEQVFAGAIGLKLHEDWGTTPATIDTCLSVADEYDIQVAIHTDTLNEAGFVEDTIAAFKNRVIHTYHTEGAGGGHAPDIIKVCGQANVLPSSTNPTRPYTLNTLDEHLDMLMVCHHLDPAIPEDVAFAESRIRRETIAAEDILHDLGAFSIISSDSQAMGRVGEVIIRTWQTAHKMKVQRGHLPPLTPPHQGGVENDNFRAKRYVAKYTINSAITHGIANYVGSVEVGKLADLCLWRPAFFGVKPELVIKGGMIAWSQMGDANASIPTPQPVYMRPMFGSFGGAISATSLTFVSQAALERDIPTQLKLQKPAVAVSGTRQISKRDLKLNDALPEMEVDPETYEVRADGELLTCEPATVLPMAQRYFLF, from the coding sequence ATGAGCTATAAAATGGATCGTCAAGCCTACGCCGAAACTTATGGCGCAACAGTAGGCGATCGCATCCGCCTAGCAGACACAGAATTATTCATTGAAGTTGAACAAGACTTTACTACCTACGGCGACGAAGTAAAATTTGGTGGTGGTAAAGTTATTCGAGATGGTATGGGGCAATCTCCCATTTCTAATGCTGATGGTGCAGTAGATTTAGTAATTACTAACGCTTTAATTCTCGATTGGTGGGGAATTGTTAAAGCTGATATTGGTATTAAAGATGGACATATTTATAAAATTGGTAAAGCAGGAAATCCTTATATTCAAGACAACGTAGATATTATTATTGGCGCTGGTACAGAAGTTGTTGCTGGCGAAGGAATGATCTTAACTGCGGGGGGAATAGATAGCCATATTCATTTTATTTGTCCGCAACAAATAGAAACTGCGATCGCATCTGGTATTACTACAATGATAGGCGGTGGTACTGGCCCCGCCACAGGTACAAACGCCACAACTTGCACTCCTGGCGCTTGGAATATTTATCGAATGTTACAAGCTGCTGATGCTTTCCCTGTAAATTTAGGCTTTTTAGGTAAAGGTAATAGTAGCAAACCTGAAGGATTAATAGAACAAGTATTTGCAGGTGCAATAGGATTAAAATTGCACGAAGATTGGGGTACTACACCAGCAACAATTGATACTTGTTTAAGTGTTGCAGATGAGTATGATATCCAAGTAGCAATTCACACTGATACATTAAATGAAGCTGGTTTTGTAGAAGATACAATTGCTGCTTTTAAAAACCGTGTAATTCACACTTATCATACTGAAGGTGCTGGCGGTGGTCATGCGCCTGACATTATTAAAGTTTGTGGTCAAGCTAATGTTTTGCCTTCTTCTACTAACCCCACGCGCCCCTATACTTTAAATACTCTAGATGAACATTTAGATATGTTGATGGTATGTCATCATCTAGATCCAGCTATTCCAGAAGATGTGGCATTTGCAGAGTCAAGAATTCGTCGAGAAACTATTGCTGCTGAAGATATTTTGCACGACTTAGGCGCATTTAGCATTATTTCTTCCGACTCTCAAGCAATGGGAAGAGTGGGAGAAGTAATAATTCGCACTTGGCAGACAGCACATAAAATGAAAGTGCAAAGAGGACATTTACCTCCCCTAACCCCCCCTCATCAAGGGGGTGTTGAGAATGATAATTTCCGTGCTAAAAGGTATGTTGCTAAATATACGATCAACTCGGCAATTACTCACGGAATTGCTAATTATGTGGGTTCGGTAGAAGTTGGTAAATTAGCAGATTTATGTTTATGGCGACCTGCATTTTTTGGGGTGAAACCGGAATTAGTAATTAAAGGCGGTATGATAGCTTGGTCACAAATGGGAGATGCTAACGCCAGTATTCCTACCCCACAACCTGTATATATGCGCCCAATGTTTGGTAGTTTTGGCGGTGCAATTTCTGCGACATCCTTAACTTTTGTATCTCAGGCAGCATTAGAGCGAGATATTCCCACACAGTTAAAGTTACAAAAACCAGCAGTTGCCGTATCAGGTACACGCCAAATTAGTAAGCGCGATTTGAAACTGAATGATGCTTTACCTGAGATGGAAGTAGATCCAGAAACTTATGAAGTTAGGGCAGATGGTGAGTTATTAACCTGCGAACCTGCAACAGTTTTACCGATGGCGCAACGTTATTTCTTGTTTTAG
- a CDS encoding urease accessory protein UreF — protein MREAINQSYHNLLHLLQLTNSALPIGAYSYSEGLETLVELGKIKDKQTLEHWLNQELYYGAIRLESAVMVRAFNSVKQRNLERLNYWNKWLSAARETEELRNQSWQMGYSLLRLIQEIQPETIPIVTACGNPCNYAIAFGLISSYWQIELLPATLGYLHSWASNLVNAGVKLIPLGQTAGQQILLNLHNNISHAAPEILTLEDDKLASCGWGLALASMAHETQYTRLFRT, from the coding sequence ATGAGAGAAGCAATTAATCAAAGTTATCATAATTTACTACATTTGCTGCAACTAACTAATTCTGCTTTACCAATAGGCGCTTATAGCTATTCCGAAGGTTTAGAAACTTTGGTAGAGTTGGGCAAAATTAAGGATAAGCAAACTTTAGAACATTGGCTTAACCAAGAATTATACTATGGAGCCATTCGTTTAGAATCTGCTGTGATGGTAAGAGCTTTTAACAGCGTAAAGCAAAGAAACTTGGAAAGATTAAACTATTGGAATAAGTGGTTATCTGCTGCTAGAGAAACGGAAGAATTGCGGAATCAAAGCTGGCAAATGGGATATTCTTTGCTAAGACTTATCCAAGAAATACAACCAGAAACTATACCCATAGTGACGGCTTGCGGTAATCCTTGTAATTATGCGATCGCATTCGGTTTAATTTCATCCTACTGGCAAATAGAGTTATTACCTGCAACACTAGGTTATTTACATAGTTGGGCTAGTAATTTAGTCAATGCAGGCGTTAAACTAATTCCGTTAGGACAAACTGCTGGACAACAAATACTACTTAACTTACACAATAATATTAGCCATGCAGCCCCAGAAATTTTGACCTTAGAAGATGATAAATTGGCTAGTTGCGGATGGGGATTAGCATTAGCAAGCATGGCACACGAAACACAATATACCCGTTTATTTAGGACTTAA
- the ureE gene encoding urease accessory protein UreE, which produces MLTLTTRLPANHHATVSLTLSLTAEERARSRYRVVADNGEDVYLYLARGTVLYDGDLLKSETDSNLVRVIAKPEAVFTVTAKNPLDLLKAAYHLGNRHIALEINTTYLRLAPDYVLKTMLEHLDLQVTEEIVPFQPESGAYGHN; this is translated from the coding sequence ATGCTGACTTTAACAACAAGATTACCAGCAAATCATCATGCAACAGTCAGCTTAACTCTTTCTCTTACTGCTGAGGAACGCGCACGTAGCCGCTATCGTGTTGTAGCAGATAACGGCGAAGATGTCTATCTCTATTTAGCTAGAGGTACAGTGCTATATGATGGCGATTTACTCAAATCAGAAACAGATAGTAATTTAGTGCGAGTAATTGCTAAACCCGAAGCTGTTTTTACTGTCACCGCTAAAAACCCATTAGATTTACTAAAAGCTGCCTATCATTTAGGCAATCGCCATATAGCTTTAGAAATTAATACAACTTATTTAAGATTAGCTCCAGATTATGTATTAAAAACAATGCTAGAGCATTTAGATCTACAAGTTACAGAAGAAATAGTACCTTTTCAACCAGAAAGCGGCGCTTATGGACACAATTAG
- a CDS encoding urease accessory protein UreD yields the protein MNQINIAENKDTLKSSWHGSLNLEFACCGEGTKVIKSQGKAPLKVQRPFYPEGKEVCHSVILHTAGGVVGGDRLSLNLHLQPNTHALITSAAAGKIYRSNGLEARQTVEMQVEAGACLEWLPQENIIFNDANYRQDLRVELATNATWMGWEITRLGRTARGEEFLQGNWRSHTEIWRQGDPIWIDRQWIPGKEEVIYSPHGLAGYPVIASFAFVGKAVSKDLIEKARTCWQAGEYQGESGVTTLLEGMLCRYRGFSTLEARSWFIEVWKLLRLSYINKAACLPRVWQI from the coding sequence GTGAATCAAATCAATATTGCTGAAAATAAGGATACCTTGAAGTCTAGCTGGCATGGAAGCCTTAATTTAGAGTTTGCTTGTTGTGGAGAGGGAACTAAAGTAATTAAAAGTCAGGGAAAAGCGCCGTTGAAGGTGCAGCGACCTTTTTATCCAGAAGGGAAAGAAGTTTGCCATAGTGTGATTTTACATACGGCTGGTGGTGTTGTGGGTGGCGACCGCCTGTCCTTAAATTTACACCTACAACCTAATACCCATGCTTTGATTACTTCTGCTGCTGCTGGCAAAATCTATCGTAGTAATGGTTTAGAAGCTAGACAAACTGTGGAAATGCAAGTTGAAGCGGGTGCTTGTTTAGAATGGTTGCCACAGGAGAATATTATTTTTAATGATGCTAATTATCGGCAAGATTTGCGAGTAGAATTAGCTACTAATGCAACTTGGATGGGTTGGGAAATTACCCGTTTAGGTCGTACTGCAAGGGGAGAAGAGTTTTTGCAGGGAAATTGGCGATCGCATACCGAAATTTGGCGACAAGGCGATCCTATTTGGATAGATCGGCAATGGATACCAGGAAAAGAAGAAGTAATTTACAGTCCTCATGGTTTGGCTGGATATCCAGTTATAGCTAGTTTTGCCTTTGTTGGGAAAGCAGTTTCTAAAGATTTGATTGAGAAAGCGCGTACTTGTTGGCAAGCAGGAGAATATCAAGGAGAATCTGGAGTGACAACACTTTTAGAAGGTATGCTTTGTCGCTATCGAGGCTTTTCTACTCTCGAAGCACGTAGCTGGTTTATTGAGGTGTGGAAATTACTGCGCCTATCTTATATAAATAAAGCTGCGTGTCTACCTAGAGTTTGGCAAATTTAA